From Salinicoccus roseus, one genomic window encodes:
- the ilvA gene encoding threonine ammonia-lyase: MDHVVHHTPLRTSATTNQRTEKNVYFKMENQQKTGAFKFRGASYKLMRLTEEELACGVITASAGNHAQGLALAAHKLGVKATIYMAEATPEAKVEATRGYGAQVVLTGESFQEAYEAALEHQKKCGATFVHPFDDYDIMAGQGTVALEMLEQESRIDTIIVPIGGGGLISGIAVAAKSVNPDIKVIGVQAASAAAMYTAYHKGVVEKLDKVSTIAEGIAVKQPGEKTVPLIRHYVDDVITVSEAEIANAMVTMLQRGKTLVEGAGAAALAGLLSHNDQIDSRHCGVIVSGGNFDIGKIGDVQSLANQLKPERSRNTVVL, from the coding sequence TTGGATCATGTTGTCCATCACACACCGTTACGTACGTCAGCTACAACGAATCAGCGCACAGAGAAAAATGTCTATTTCAAAATGGAGAATCAGCAGAAGACCGGAGCTTTCAAATTCAGGGGGGCAAGCTATAAGCTCATGCGCCTTACCGAGGAAGAGCTGGCATGCGGGGTAATCACCGCGTCTGCAGGCAACCATGCACAGGGCCTGGCTTTGGCCGCCCACAAACTTGGAGTGAAGGCGACGATCTACATGGCTGAGGCGACACCTGAAGCGAAAGTCGAGGCGACAAGAGGGTATGGCGCCCAAGTCGTACTCACGGGAGAAAGTTTCCAGGAGGCCTATGAAGCAGCACTTGAGCATCAGAAGAAGTGCGGTGCGACCTTCGTCCATCCTTTCGACGATTATGACATCATGGCCGGACAGGGAACGGTCGCCCTCGAGATGCTCGAGCAGGAAAGCAGGATCGATACGATCATCGTACCGATCGGCGGTGGCGGACTGATCAGCGGCATCGCTGTCGCAGCCAAATCCGTAAATCCGGATATCAAGGTGATCGGTGTCCAGGCAGCATCCGCTGCAGCGATGTACACCGCCTACCACAAGGGCGTCGTGGAAAAGTTGGATAAAGTCTCCACCATCGCAGAGGGCATAGCCGTAAAACAGCCAGGCGAAAAGACGGTTCCGCTCATCCGGCATTATGTGGATGATGTGATTACAGTGAGCGAAGCCGAAATTGCAAACGCCATGGTGACTATGCTCCAACGCGGCAAGACATTGGTCGAAGGCGCTGGTGCAGCTGCATTGGCGGGATTATTGTCACATAATGATCAGATAGATTCCAGACATTGTGGAGTAATCGTCAGCGGCGGCAACTTCGACATCGGCAAGATTGGTGATGTCCAGTCGCTCGCAAATCAGTTGAAGCCCGAACGGTCCCGTAACACCGTGGTATTGTAG
- the leuD gene encoding 3-isopropylmalate dehydratase small subunit, translating to MEAIKEHEGKVFPLNRSNVDTDQIIPKQFLKRVERTGFGQFVFHNWRFDDDGNPKPDFELDSPRYKDASVLIAGENFGCGSSREHAPWALLDFGFKVIIAPSFADIFYNNAFKNGIILIKADESQVDEWMEQAKEGTFHLNVDLEEQTISDGTKQIPFDIPSYHKEKLLNGWDDIALTLLLDDKIREYEEKQAAKA from the coding sequence ATGGAAGCGATCAAAGAACATGAAGGGAAGGTCTTTCCGCTCAACCGCAGCAATGTGGATACGGACCAGATCATACCCAAACAATTCCTGAAGCGTGTGGAACGGACAGGTTTCGGCCAGTTCGTCTTCCACAACTGGCGGTTTGATGATGATGGAAATCCGAAACCGGATTTCGAATTGGACAGCCCACGCTATAAGGATGCATCCGTCCTCATAGCTGGAGAGAACTTCGGATGCGGCTCTTCAAGGGAGCACGCACCCTGGGCCCTGCTCGATTTCGGATTCAAGGTCATCATTGCACCAAGTTTTGCGGATATATTCTACAACAATGCATTCAAGAACGGCATCATCCTCATCAAGGCGGATGAAAGCCAGGTGGATGAATGGATGGAGCAGGCGAAGGAAGGCACGTTCCATCTTAATGTCGACCTTGAAGAGCAGACCATTTCGGACGGAACGAAGCAGATCCCGTTCGATATTCCGTCCTACCATAAAGAGAAACTCCTGAACGGCTGGGACGACATCGCACTGACATTATTGCTCGACGACAAGATCAGGGAATACGAGGAGAAGCAGGCTGCGAAAGCCTGA
- the leuC gene encoding 3-isopropylmalate dehydratase large subunit, which produces MGKGKTVIEKIWETHVVHSQEEKPDLIYIDQHLVHEVTSPQAFEGLRLKNRKVRRPDLTYATMDHNVPTKNRETVKDEISKTQMETLRRNCEEFGIKLADMFHPDQGIVHVIGPQLGLTQPGKTIVCGDSHTSTHGAFGALAFGIGTSEVEHVLATQTLMQSRPKTMNVKVNGDLPAGVTAKDLILAIIAKFGVKFGTGHVIEYTGDAIRNLSMEGRMTVCNMSIEGGARAGLISPDETTVEYLRGREYVPEGEAFDRKAAEWLELASDEDAVYDKTLEIDAREVEPQVSWGTNPSMVVPISGMTPSVDAVDNKDEVSRALEYMGLEENQPITSIEVDHVFIGSCTNSRLPDLVNAANIVKGHKVKDGVRAIVVPGSFSVKLQAEELGIDEIFKEAGFEWRESGCSMCLAMNDDVVPAGGRCASTSNRNFEGRQGSGARTHLVSPEMAAVAAIEGNFTDVRKFQAGVPS; this is translated from the coding sequence ATGGGAAAAGGAAAAACAGTAATTGAAAAAATCTGGGAAACTCATGTTGTCCACAGCCAGGAGGAGAAGCCGGACCTGATCTATATCGATCAGCATCTGGTGCATGAAGTGACTTCTCCGCAGGCGTTTGAAGGACTCAGGCTCAAAAACAGGAAAGTGCGTCGTCCGGATCTGACATATGCCACGATGGACCATAATGTTCCGACAAAGAACAGGGAAACCGTCAAAGATGAAATCTCCAAGACCCAGATGGAAACTTTGAGGAGGAACTGTGAGGAGTTCGGCATCAAGCTTGCCGATATGTTCCACCCGGACCAGGGCATCGTGCATGTCATCGGGCCTCAGCTTGGCCTGACCCAGCCGGGCAAGACGATCGTCTGCGGGGACAGCCATACATCCACCCACGGTGCCTTCGGTGCCCTTGCCTTCGGCATCGGTACAAGTGAAGTGGAACATGTATTGGCTACCCAGACTTTGATGCAGAGCCGTCCAAAGACGATGAACGTCAAAGTCAATGGTGACCTGCCGGCCGGCGTGACGGCAAAGGACCTCATCCTTGCCATCATAGCAAAATTCGGCGTCAAATTCGGTACGGGCCACGTCATCGAATATACTGGAGATGCAATCCGCAACCTGTCGATGGAAGGCCGGATGACGGTCTGCAACATGTCGATTGAAGGCGGTGCACGTGCAGGGCTGATCAGCCCGGATGAAACGACCGTGGAATATCTGCGTGGCCGGGAATATGTGCCGGAAGGCGAAGCATTCGACCGCAAGGCGGCTGAGTGGCTCGAACTTGCTTCAGACGAAGACGCAGTATACGATAAAACGCTTGAAATCGACGCACGGGAAGTTGAACCGCAAGTTTCATGGGGCACTAACCCGAGCATGGTCGTTCCGATCAGTGGGATGACCCCTTCGGTCGATGCAGTCGATAACAAGGATGAAGTCAGCCGTGCACTGGAGTACATGGGACTCGAGGAGAACCAGCCGATCACTTCCATCGAAGTCGATCACGTATTCATCGGTTCCTGCACAAACTCAAGACTTCCGGATCTGGTGAATGCTGCAAACATCGTCAAAGGGCACAAAGTGAAGGATGGTGTCAGGGCGATTGTCGTCCCAGGCTCCTTTAGTGTCAAACTGCAGGCGGAGGAACTTGGCATCGATGAAATATTCAAGGAAGCCGGTTTCGAATGGCGTGAATCAGGATGCAGCATGTGTCTTGCAATGAATGATGATGTCGTACCTGCCGGCGGACGCTGTGCCTCCACTTCCAACCGGAACTTCGAGGGACGGCAGGGCAGCGGTGCACGCACACACCTCGTCAGTCCGGAGATGGCAGCCGTAGCTGCAATCGAAGGCAACTTTACAGATGTAAGAAAATTCCAGGCTGGAGTGCCGAGTTAG
- the leuB gene encoding 3-isopropylmalate dehydrogenase, with the protein MRKQVILLPGDGVGREIMEGAKAVLNTIAGEYNHEFIVHEHAIGGDAIDRYDTPLPEQTVKACENADAILLGAVGGPKWDGMPAGKRPEKGLLGIRKSLGLFANLRPVQGFGPLVHASPLKTELVDGCDILIVRELTGGLYFGKPSGRSADGEEVVDTLRYTRKEIERIVEKGFEAAQMRSGKLTSVDKANVLESSRMWREVVEEKAKDYPDVTVEHQLVDSAAMKLITNPKQFDVIVTENLFGDILSDEASVLTGSLGMLPSASLRTDGVGLYEPVHGSAPDIAGEGVVNPLGMILSTAMMLKYSFGMEEEAAEIERAVKECLEDGYHTRDLDVQGGKVVGTDEMIKRIVENLSTKSISNAICSSYM; encoded by the coding sequence ATGAGAAAACAAGTGATCCTATTGCCGGGTGACGGAGTCGGTCGGGAAATCATGGAAGGTGCAAAAGCAGTACTGAATACCATAGCAGGCGAATACAACCATGAGTTCATTGTCCATGAGCATGCAATCGGTGGAGATGCCATCGATCGATATGATACGCCTTTACCGGAACAGACGGTGAAAGCATGCGAAAATGCCGACGCGATACTCCTTGGGGCTGTGGGCGGTCCGAAGTGGGACGGCATGCCTGCCGGCAAACGGCCTGAAAAAGGTCTGCTCGGCATCCGCAAGTCCCTTGGACTTTTCGCAAACCTGCGTCCGGTGCAAGGATTCGGACCACTTGTCCATGCCTCTCCACTCAAAACGGAGCTTGTCGATGGCTGCGATATACTCATCGTCCGTGAACTGACCGGCGGCCTCTATTTCGGGAAGCCGAGCGGACGCAGCGCTGACGGTGAAGAAGTGGTCGATACACTCCGCTACACCCGCAAGGAGATCGAACGGATTGTAGAGAAAGGTTTCGAAGCGGCGCAAATGAGGAGCGGCAAACTGACATCCGTCGACAAGGCGAATGTGCTCGAGTCGAGCCGGATGTGGAGGGAGGTCGTTGAGGAGAAGGCGAAGGACTACCCGGATGTGACGGTGGAACACCAGCTCGTCGATTCTGCAGCGATGAAACTGATTACGAACCCGAAGCAGTTTGATGTCATCGTCACGGAAAACCTCTTTGGCGACATACTCAGCGATGAGGCTTCCGTACTCACCGGTTCCCTTGGAATGCTCCCTTCAGCGAGCCTGCGGACAGATGGTGTCGGCCTCTACGAACCGGTCCATGGATCAGCGCCGGACATTGCCGGTGAAGGGGTCGTCAATCCACTTGGCATGATTCTCTCCACTGCAATGATGCTCAAGTATTCATTCGGCATGGAAGAGGAAGCGGCGGAGATAGAGCGGGCTGTCAAGGAATGCCTCGAAGACGGATATCATACACGCGATCTGGATGTGCAGGGCGGCAAGGTCGTCGGTACAGATGAAATGATCAAGCGGATCGTCGAGAATCTATCCACGAAAAGTATTTCTAATGCAATCTGCAGTTCTTATATGTAA
- a CDS encoding 2-isopropylmalate synthase, whose product MSRIRIFDTTLRDGEQSPGVNLNKMEKLEIAKQLERLGVDVMEAGFPAASEGDFQAVKLIADTIKDVSVTALARTRVEDIDRAYEALKNTPHPRIHIFLATSPIHMTYKLKMTPEQVIQQSVDMVKYAKEKFEEVEWSAEDATRSEWPFLAQVIEQVIEAGATVVNLPDTVGYTTPDEYGNMFKYMKENVPNIDRVDLSCHCHNDLGMAAANTIAAIENGATQVEGTINGIGERAGNVALEEVAIALKIRSDRYSYETGLKLNEIKRSSDLVAKLTGMYVQANKAIVGRNAYAHESGIHQDGVLKNAETYEIITPELVGVSSNTLFMGKHSGRHAFKDKVKAFGVEMTDDEIKAAFKNFKMLTDHKREVTDDDIYTLIMEVKTDQSAMNKYTLETFQVNYGTQNITTATVALNTPEGETVQTAATGNGSVEALYRTISELIDYDQKLLDYQINSVGGGKDALAESHVQLAVEGETVNGRGTAQDVIEASANAYINAVNRYILKMQVEKEEVVNR is encoded by the coding sequence ATGTCACGAATTAGGATATTTGATACGACCCTTCGGGATGGGGAGCAGTCCCCAGGCGTGAATCTGAATAAGATGGAGAAACTTGAAATCGCAAAGCAGCTTGAACGTCTTGGCGTGGATGTCATGGAGGCAGGATTTCCAGCCGCCTCCGAAGGTGACTTCCAGGCAGTCAAGCTGATTGCGGACACTATCAAGGATGTTTCAGTTACAGCACTTGCCCGGACGAGAGTAGAGGATATCGATCGTGCCTATGAGGCTTTGAAGAATACACCGCACCCAAGAATCCATATATTCCTGGCAACCTCCCCGATCCACATGACATACAAGCTGAAGATGACACCGGAACAGGTGATCCAGCAGTCGGTGGATATGGTGAAGTACGCCAAGGAAAAGTTCGAGGAAGTGGAATGGTCCGCAGAAGATGCGACACGTTCCGAGTGGCCTTTCCTGGCCCAGGTGATCGAACAGGTCATCGAAGCTGGAGCAACGGTCGTGAACCTTCCGGATACGGTCGGCTATACGACGCCTGATGAATATGGAAACATGTTCAAGTATATGAAGGAAAATGTTCCGAACATCGATCGTGTCGACCTCTCATGCCACTGCCACAACGACCTAGGGATGGCGGCAGCCAATACGATCGCAGCCATTGAAAATGGTGCGACCCAGGTTGAAGGCACGATCAACGGCATCGGCGAACGTGCAGGCAACGTGGCGCTTGAGGAAGTGGCCATCGCATTGAAGATACGCAGTGACCGCTACAGTTACGAAACTGGACTCAAACTCAATGAGATCAAACGTTCCAGCGATCTTGTGGCGAAACTGACCGGTATGTACGTGCAGGCGAACAAGGCGATCGTCGGCCGCAATGCATACGCACATGAATCCGGGATCCATCAGGATGGGGTCCTGAAGAATGCGGAGACATATGAAATCATCACGCCGGAACTCGTGGGTGTTTCATCCAATACACTGTTCATGGGCAAACACTCCGGACGTCACGCCTTCAAGGATAAGGTCAAGGCCTTTGGCGTAGAAATGACGGATGATGAAATCAAGGCGGCCTTCAAGAACTTCAAGATGCTTACCGACCACAAACGGGAAGTGACGGATGACGATATCTATACGCTGATCATGGAAGTCAAGACCGACCAGTCCGCGATGAACAAGTATACGCTCGAGACATTCCAGGTCAATTATGGAACACAGAACATCACGACTGCGACAGTGGCGCTCAACACTCCGGAAGGGGAGACGGTCCAGACCGCTGCTACAGGGAATGGCAGTGTCGAAGCTCTGTACCGCACGATTTCCGAACTGATCGACTACGATCAGAAGCTGCTTGACTATCAGATCAATTCGGTCGGCGGCGGGAAGGATGCCCTTGCGGAATCACATGTACAGTTGGCTGTTGAAGGGGAGACGGTCAACGGACGCGGTACGGCACAGGATGTCATTGAAGCATCGGCAAATGCATACATCAACGCAGTCAACAGGTATATCCTGAAGATGCAGGTGGAGAAAGAGGAAGTAGTCAACAGATAA
- the ilvC gene encoding ketol-acid reductoisomerase, whose product MTKVFYDKDINKEALQGKKIAIVGYGSQGHAHAQNLRDSGYEVVVGLRPGKSQDKAKEDGFEVKAVADAVAEADVTMVLLPDENQPKVYEESIKDNMKPNSALAFAHGFNIHFNQVVPREDIDVFLVAPKGPGHLVRRTYEEEAGVPALYGIFQDVTGKATDVAMAYAAGIGAARAGVLETSFQEETETDLFGEQAVLCGGLTSLVKAGFETLTEAGYQPEVAYFECLHEMKLIVDLMYEGGMENMRYSISDTAQWGDFVSGPRVVNDETKARMKDVLTEIQNGQFAKGWILENQAGRPQFNAINNNEYNHPITKVGQDLRDLMPFVKQPVNDKKKEGKVHVTN is encoded by the coding sequence ATGACTAAAGTATTCTATGACAAAGACATCAACAAAGAGGCGCTCCAAGGAAAGAAAATCGCAATCGTCGGCTATGGTTCCCAAGGCCACGCACATGCCCAGAACCTGCGCGACAGTGGATACGAGGTCGTAGTCGGACTCAGACCAGGCAAATCCCAGGACAAGGCCAAAGAGGATGGCTTCGAAGTGAAGGCAGTTGCCGATGCAGTTGCAGAAGCGGATGTCACGATGGTACTGCTGCCGGATGAGAACCAGCCGAAAGTATATGAAGAAAGCATCAAGGACAACATGAAGCCGAACAGTGCCCTCGCTTTCGCCCACGGATTCAACATCCACTTCAACCAGGTGGTGCCAAGAGAAGACATCGATGTATTCCTCGTCGCTCCAAAAGGACCTGGCCACCTCGTAAGGAGAACATACGAAGAGGAAGCCGGCGTACCTGCACTATACGGAATCTTCCAGGATGTCACCGGGAAAGCGACGGATGTGGCGATGGCATATGCTGCAGGCATCGGTGCTGCAAGGGCAGGCGTACTTGAGACTTCATTCCAGGAAGAGACGGAAACGGACCTCTTCGGAGAGCAGGCTGTATTGTGCGGCGGACTGACAAGCCTTGTGAAAGCAGGATTCGAAACATTGACTGAAGCAGGCTATCAGCCGGAAGTGGCATACTTCGAGTGCCTGCATGAAATGAAGCTCATCGTAGACCTCATGTATGAAGGCGGCATGGAGAACATGAGATATTCCATCTCCGACACTGCACAGTGGGGTGACTTCGTATCCGGACCACGCGTTGTAAATGATGAAACGAAAGCACGCATGAAAGATGTACTGACTGAAATCCAGAATGGACAGTTCGCCAAAGGATGGATCCTTGAAAACCAGGCTGGACGTCCACAATTCAATGCAATCAACAACAACGAATACAACCACCCGATTACAAAAGTCGGACAGGACCTGCGTGATCTGATGCCATTCGTCAAGCAGCCTGTCAATGATAAAAAGAAAGAAGGGAAAGTCCATGTCACGAATTAG
- the ilvN gene encoding acetolactate synthase small subunit, whose protein sequence is MRRIITATVQNSSGVLNRITGMLSKRAFNIESITVGTTEIEGISKMTFVVEIPDENKIEQLTKQLNKQIDVLKVNDITEKAIVQRELALIKVGSTSASRAEIQGVIEPFRARVLDVSRDSLVIEVTGKPDKIEALIDLLQPYGIKDMTRTGVTAFPRGKQPRQIQEFTLSV, encoded by the coding sequence ATGCGAAGAATAATTACAGCCACCGTACAGAATTCGAGCGGCGTGCTGAACAGAATCACCGGCATGCTCTCGAAACGGGCTTTCAATATAGAAAGCATCACAGTCGGTACAACTGAAATAGAAGGCATATCCAAAATGACATTCGTAGTGGAGATACCTGATGAGAACAAGATCGAACAGCTGACAAAACAGCTGAACAAGCAGATCGATGTGCTGAAGGTGAACGACATCACCGAAAAGGCGATCGTCCAGAGGGAGCTTGCACTGATCAAAGTGGGCAGTACAAGCGCTTCCCGGGCGGAAATCCAGGGGGTCATCGAGCCCTTCAGGGCCCGGGTCCTCGATGTATCGAGGGACAGCCTGGTAATAGAAGTGACAGGGAAGCCGGATAAGATCGAGGCACTCATCGATCTGCTCCAGCCCTACGGCATCAAAGACATGACACGGACAGGGGTGACTGCTTTCCCAAGAGGAAAGCAGCCCAGGCAGATTCAGGAGTTTACACTGAGCGTTTAG
- the ilvB gene encoding biosynthetic-type acetolactate synthase large subunit, with the protein MKTQTETHTQPVEQKLRTGADLFVQSLVEENVETVFGYPGGAVLPIYDALYRAEAPFQHILCRHEQGLIHAAEGYARVTGKPGVVIATSGPGATNLITGITDAMMDSLPVVIFTGQVSTAVIGSDAFQEADVIGLTTPITKHNYQVTDIKDLPRITKEAFHIATTGRPGPVVVDIPKNIAQEITDKTFDTSFHLPGYQPTIKPNPLQIRRLAEALAQAKKPVLLAGAGVHFADASVELKAFAERFELPVTTTLLGLGSFPGNHEQALGMAGMHGSYSANMALYEADLLINIGARFDDRLTGAIQHFAPEATVAHIDIDPAEIGKNIETKIPVVGDAKEALNALLDIDIECTDHSRWSEETMNNKKEYPFWFERSDDLISPQWLIESVHRETDGHAIVATDVGQHQMWAAQFYQFNSPHKWVTSGGLGTMGFGLPAAIGAQLGRPEETVVAIVGDGGFQMTMQEMAVIKQHNLPIKVIIVNNEALGMVRQWQESFYEERYSASLMTENPDFIKLAEGFGVKGIRVSKETDVPSVIKEVFQHDGPVLVDARVQKLDKVYPMVAPGKGNHEMIGVKQCEE; encoded by the coding sequence ATGAAAACACAAACTGAAACGCACACACAACCAGTTGAACAGAAACTGCGAACTGGGGCTGACCTTTTCGTCCAGTCACTTGTTGAAGAGAATGTTGAAACAGTATTCGGCTACCCTGGCGGTGCCGTGCTGCCGATCTACGATGCACTATACCGGGCGGAAGCACCGTTTCAGCATATACTATGCAGACACGAACAGGGTCTCATCCATGCTGCGGAAGGCTACGCAAGGGTGACGGGCAAACCGGGTGTCGTCATTGCCACTTCAGGACCGGGTGCAACCAACCTGATTACGGGCATCACTGATGCAATGATGGATTCACTGCCGGTCGTCATCTTCACCGGCCAGGTATCCACAGCAGTCATCGGTTCCGATGCTTTCCAGGAAGCGGATGTAATCGGCCTGACAACTCCGATAACAAAGCATAATTATCAGGTTACGGACATCAAGGATCTTCCAAGGATAACGAAGGAAGCGTTCCACATCGCTACGACGGGCCGTCCGGGGCCGGTGGTCGTCGACATTCCGAAGAACATCGCCCAGGAGATCACGGATAAGACATTCGATACATCCTTCCATCTCCCAGGGTACCAGCCGACGATCAAGCCGAACCCGCTGCAGATCAGAAGGCTTGCTGAAGCACTTGCACAGGCGAAGAAACCGGTACTTCTTGCCGGCGCTGGTGTCCATTTTGCAGATGCTTCAGTTGAGCTCAAGGCTTTCGCGGAAAGGTTCGAGCTTCCGGTCACAACGACCCTGCTTGGACTCGGCAGCTTCCCGGGCAATCATGAACAGGCACTTGGAATGGCCGGGATGCATGGTTCCTACAGTGCGAACATGGCCCTCTACGAAGCGGACCTTCTGATCAACATCGGTGCACGGTTCGATGATCGGCTGACGGGTGCCATCCAGCATTTTGCGCCTGAAGCGACAGTCGCACACATCGATATCGATCCGGCTGAAATCGGAAAGAACATCGAAACGAAAATTCCGGTCGTCGGGGATGCAAAGGAAGCGTTGAATGCACTGCTCGATATCGACATCGAATGCACCGATCACTCCCGCTGGAGCGAGGAGACGATGAACAATAAGAAGGAATACCCATTCTGGTTCGAACGTTCCGATGACCTGATCTCACCCCAGTGGCTGATCGAATCGGTCCACCGTGAAACGGACGGCCATGCGATCGTTGCTACGGACGTCGGCCAGCACCAGATGTGGGCAGCACAGTTCTACCAGTTCAATTCACCGCATAAATGGGTGACATCCGGTGGACTCGGCACGATGGGCTTCGGCCTTCCGGCAGCCATCGGAGCCCAGCTCGGCCGTCCGGAAGAGACGGTGGTGGCCATCGTCGGAGACGGCGGCTTCCAGATGACAATGCAGGAGATGGCGGTCATCAAGCAGCACAACCTGCCGATCAAAGTCATCATCGTCAACAACGAAGCGCTCGGCATGGTGAGGCAGTGGCAGGAAAGTTTCTATGAGGAACGCTACTCCGCCTCCCTGATGACCGAGAATCCGGACTTCATCAAGCTTGCTGAAGGCTTTGGAGTCAAGGGCATCCGGGTTTCAAAGGAGACCGATGTACCTTCCGTAATCAAGGAAGTCTTCCAGCATGACGGCCCGGTGCTTGTGGATGCCAGAGTACAGAAGCTCGACAAAGTATACCCGATGGTTGCTCCGGGCAAGGGAAACCATGAAATGATAGGGGTGAAACAATGCGAAGAATAA
- the ilvD gene encoding dihydroxy-acid dehydratase gives MSTEGKTEKDLRIKSKVYTESDVKAPNRAMLRAVGLTDESFTKPQIGIASTWAEVTPCNIHLNDLALEAKAGAREAGGVPLQFNTITVSDGISMGTQGMRYSLPSRDLIADSIETVVGAENLDGLVAIGACDKNIPGCAIAIANAEVPAVFVYGGTIAPGQHRGRDIDLVSVFEGVGKLNAGEIDEKELNQIECNACPGAGACGGMYTANTMASAMEALGLSLPGSASNPAESKEKAEDVKAAGEAVYKLLEEGIYPKDIMTEKAFENAITVVMALGGSTNAILHLLAIAHAAEVDLTIDDFNRIQEKVPHLADLKPSGRYVMQDLYKAGGVQGVMKMLHREGYLHGDCMTVTGKTVAENLEEVDDLVEGQDVIMPFDNPKRADGPLIVLKGNLSPTGAVAKVSGVKVARHVGPARVFDNEKEASDAVLANEINEGDVLVIRYVGPKGGPGMPEMLSISSLLVGKGLGEKVALLTDGRFSGGTHGLVVGHISPEAQSGGPIAFLKEGDMVTIDSTKKEISCEVSEEEMDRRRSEWEAPPLYRKGVLGKYAHNVTCSSEGAVTDYLTK, from the coding sequence ATGTCAACAGAAGGAAAAACTGAAAAAGATTTAAGGATCAAGAGTAAAGTATATACGGAAAGTGATGTAAAGGCACCGAACAGGGCAATGCTCCGTGCGGTCGGACTGACGGATGAAAGTTTCACAAAGCCGCAGATCGGCATCGCCAGCACTTGGGCTGAGGTGACGCCATGCAACATCCACCTGAACGACCTTGCTCTGGAAGCGAAGGCTGGAGCGAGGGAAGCGGGCGGCGTGCCGCTCCAGTTCAATACGATCACAGTATCCGACGGGATCTCCATGGGTACACAGGGCATGCGCTATTCCCTGCCGTCACGCGACCTCATCGCAGACTCCATCGAAACGGTCGTAGGGGCCGAGAACCTGGATGGACTTGTAGCGATCGGTGCATGTGACAAGAACATCCCGGGCTGTGCCATCGCAATTGCGAATGCAGAAGTTCCGGCAGTATTCGTCTATGGCGGCACCATTGCACCCGGACAGCACAGAGGTCGTGACATCGACCTTGTCAGCGTGTTTGAAGGCGTCGGCAAACTGAATGCCGGAGAGATCGATGAGAAGGAACTGAATCAGATCGAATGCAATGCATGTCCTGGCGCAGGAGCATGCGGCGGCATGTATACTGCGAACACCATGGCATCGGCGATGGAGGCGCTCGGACTGAGCCTGCCCGGCAGTGCATCCAACCCGGCTGAATCGAAGGAGAAGGCGGAAGACGTCAAAGCTGCAGGCGAAGCTGTCTACAAACTGCTCGAGGAGGGCATCTATCCGAAGGACATTATGACGGAGAAGGCATTTGAAAATGCGATCACTGTCGTCATGGCGCTGGGCGGATCGACGAACGCCATCCTGCACCTCCTTGCCATCGCGCACGCGGCTGAAGTGGATCTCACCATCGACGACTTCAACCGCATCCAGGAGAAGGTGCCGCATCTGGCCGACCTTAAGCCAAGCGGGCGCTATGTCATGCAGGACCTCTATAAAGCCGGCGGTGTCCAGGGTGTCATGAAGATGCTGCACAGGGAAGGTTACCTGCATGGAGACTGCATGACGGTGACGGGCAAGACGGTAGCAGAAAACCTTGAAGAAGTGGATGACCTTGTGGAAGGTCAGGATGTGATCATGCCATTCGACAACCCGAAACGTGCAGATGGTCCACTCATCGTCCTGAAAGGAAACCTGTCACCGACAGGCGCAGTGGCGAAAGTTTCAGGTGTGAAGGTCGCCCGTCACGTGGGACCAGCCAGAGTATTCGACAATGAGAAGGAAGCATCCGATGCCGTACTGGCCAACGAGATCAATGAGGGGGATGTCCTCGTGATCCGCTATGTCGGACCGAAGGGCGGACCGGGTATGCCGGAAATGCTCTCCATTTCGAGCCTTCTTGTCGGCAAGGGCCTCGGTGAGAAGGTTGCACTGCTCACGGATGGCCGTTTCTCAGGCGGAACGCATGGACTTGTCGTCGGACATATCTCGCCCGAAGCACAAAGCGGGGGGCCAATCGCTTTCCTCAAGGAGGGTGACATGGTGACGATCGATTCCACCAAGAAGGAGATTTCCTGTGAAGTATCGGAGGAAGAGATGGACAGACGCCGCAGCGAGTGGGAAGCGCCACCGCTCTACAGAAAAGGTGTGCTCGGCAAATATGCACATAATGTCACATGCTCCTCCGAAGGTGCAGTGACGGATTACCTGACCAAATAG